In Rubrivirga sp. SAORIC476, the following proteins share a genomic window:
- a CDS encoding TrbI/VirB10 family protein: MAHDPFDDLDGASDEPPRHPDLSEFELSAETPEADVPLANASLADEPFSFDDEPADAPRGDLLAGTDDGRYEPVRVNRRLVLGGLLIAGAAVLLGLLVFSGDSDSAERDVAGVERPEAAPPDFLERGGDDLYALDGDPTAPAPEVYAADPYADPYRPSYAAPAYTPDYRTSSVGPTASPSYSASPQPVAAREERVTPEADAFARALASPVVARTGALTLGPGAAPVDDPDAVRLDPELQREVDEIRLIAQQLAPAASGPPVPSQPTAQAVALPPLAAPVPQGRGAVSPGPDTRRAFAERTSALGEGRYGVRVQVPETPFVLQAGTIIPAALVTGIDSELPGAVVGQVTRDVYDSRSQYHVLVPKGSRLIGEYDDQIAYGQNRALVAWTRIVFPDGRSVALPGLDAKDLRGYSGLRGRVDRHFAQTFGSAVLLATVGAGAQLALPDGGGEDFAQSPQEVIAGQIALELSRVASKIVERGLDVQPTLRISPGHRFTVFLARDLAFAAPYRTAPAEPRFTRPPTPRAPHGGAGR; the protein is encoded by the coding sequence ATGGCCCACGACCCCTTCGACGACCTGGACGGCGCCTCTGACGAGCCGCCCCGCCACCCCGACCTCTCCGAGTTCGAGCTGAGCGCCGAGACGCCAGAGGCCGACGTGCCTCTGGCGAACGCCTCGCTCGCAGACGAGCCGTTCTCGTTCGACGACGAGCCCGCGGACGCCCCGCGCGGCGACCTCCTCGCGGGGACCGACGACGGCCGCTACGAGCCAGTCCGTGTCAACCGCCGCCTGGTGCTCGGCGGGCTCCTCATCGCGGGCGCCGCCGTACTCCTGGGCCTCCTGGTGTTCTCGGGCGACTCGGACTCCGCCGAGCGCGACGTCGCCGGCGTCGAGCGCCCCGAGGCGGCCCCGCCCGACTTCCTCGAACGAGGAGGAGACGACCTGTACGCCCTCGACGGCGACCCAACGGCCCCAGCCCCTGAGGTCTACGCGGCCGACCCCTACGCCGACCCGTACAGGCCGTCCTACGCCGCGCCCGCCTACACACCGGACTACAGGACGTCGTCGGTTGGCCCCACCGCGTCGCCGTCCTACAGCGCGTCTCCCCAGCCGGTGGCCGCTCGCGAGGAGCGCGTGACGCCGGAGGCCGACGCCTTCGCGCGGGCGCTGGCCTCGCCGGTCGTCGCGCGGACGGGCGCGCTCACGCTCGGTCCGGGCGCGGCACCCGTCGACGACCCGGACGCGGTCCGGCTCGACCCCGAGCTCCAGCGCGAGGTCGACGAGATCCGGCTCATCGCCCAGCAACTCGCGCCCGCCGCCAGCGGCCCGCCGGTCCCGAGCCAGCCGACGGCACAGGCCGTCGCCCTGCCGCCTCTCGCGGCTCCTGTGCCCCAGGGGCGTGGCGCGGTAAGCCCGGGTCCCGACACCCGCCGCGCGTTCGCGGAGCGCACCTCGGCGCTCGGGGAGGGCCGCTACGGCGTCCGCGTCCAGGTGCCCGAGACCCCGTTCGTGCTCCAGGCCGGGACCATCATCCCGGCCGCGCTCGTGACCGGGATCGACTCCGAGTTGCCCGGCGCCGTCGTCGGCCAGGTCACGCGCGACGTGTACGACAGCCGGAGCCAGTACCACGTCTTGGTCCCGAAGGGGAGCCGCCTCATCGGCGAGTACGACGACCAGATCGCGTACGGCCAGAACCGGGCGCTCGTAGCCTGGACGCGGATCGTCTTCCCCGACGGCCGCTCGGTCGCGCTCCCCGGCCTCGACGCGAAGGACCTCCGGGGCTACTCCGGGCTCCGCGGCCGCGTGGACCGCCACTTCGCGCAGACGTTCGGGTCGGCCGTGTTGCTGGCGACGGTCGGGGCGGGCGCCCAGCTCGCGCTGCCCGACGGCGGCGGTGAGGACTTCGCGCAGAGCCCGCAGGAGGTGATCGCGGGCCAGATCGCCCTCGAGCTCTCGCGCGTGGCCTCGAAGATCGTCGAGCGCGGCCTCGACGTGCAGCCGACGCTCCGGATCTCGCCGGGCCACCGGTTCACGGTCTTCCTCGCGCGCGACCTCGCGTTTGCGGCGCCGTACCGGACGGCACCGGCCGAGCCCCGGTTCACGCGTCCCCCCACGCCGCGCGCGCCGCACGGAGGGGCGGGTCGGTAG
- a CDS encoding type IV secretory system conjugative DNA transfer family protein codes for MTDSASLPGSRSGAALLALLTVPVGVGGVVGTHALAWYAEFHPALGDPIWSADPPAYALLLAVAAGALGGIGHTLLVDRNRGGWALVLLLVVMAPTLIGPIYEPSDGARWVAQAIRTQGVTSTPVQVAGWSFGAAWLLATVAMVVLTKPEPRAPSGSHGSAAWGDGAKLAEAKRGALVGRGEAKRRRKPGPLLRYDGPGHLLTVAPTRAGKGVGAVVPNLLNHGGSVVVTDPKGENFALTAAHRRQRLGHRVVALDPFGLAGRLGLPEAEREGARAALNPLDLIDSASPDAADDAAMVADMLVVPQKGGAEGSFWDDEAKALLAGLVLYVALTRVGAERSLPHVRELLTLAPDAFDDLLVTMGGHPNATVQRTSNRLRQKADRERSGVVSSAQSHTHFLDSPRMARVLGESTFSPADLARGRLSVYLVLPPDRLDTFSRWLRLVVATSLVAVTRARPDTVGGGTQGARVLFLLDEFAQLGPMAPVRRAVSLMAGYGVQVWTFLQDLGQLKQTYPKDWETFVANTDVVQAFGTTDQFTAEYLSKMAGTRTVFSHGATTGKSRSRGKSRSSGRSEGASMSEHGRPLVMPDELRLMDEAEQLLLVRGHRPVRCRKLRFYEDTEFDGLT; via the coding sequence GTGACCGACTCCGCCAGCCTGCCCGGATCGCGCTCGGGCGCCGCGCTCCTGGCGCTCCTCACGGTCCCCGTCGGCGTCGGGGGCGTCGTCGGGACGCACGCGCTCGCGTGGTACGCCGAGTTCCACCCGGCGCTCGGCGATCCGATCTGGAGCGCCGACCCGCCCGCGTACGCTTTGCTACTCGCCGTGGCGGCGGGCGCGCTCGGGGGGATCGGCCACACGCTCCTGGTGGACCGCAACCGGGGCGGCTGGGCGCTCGTGCTTCTGCTCGTCGTGATGGCGCCCACGCTCATCGGGCCGATCTACGAGCCGTCGGACGGGGCGCGGTGGGTCGCCCAGGCGATCCGAACCCAGGGCGTGACATCGACGCCCGTCCAGGTCGCGGGGTGGTCGTTCGGGGCGGCGTGGCTCCTCGCCACGGTCGCGATGGTCGTCCTCACCAAGCCCGAGCCGCGCGCGCCGTCGGGCAGCCACGGCTCGGCGGCGTGGGGTGACGGGGCCAAGTTGGCCGAGGCGAAGAGAGGCGCGCTCGTCGGCAGGGGAGAGGCGAAGAGGCGCAGGAAGCCTGGGCCGCTCCTCCGCTACGACGGGCCGGGCCACCTCCTCACCGTTGCCCCGACGCGGGCGGGCAAGGGCGTCGGCGCCGTCGTCCCGAACCTCCTGAACCACGGCGGCTCGGTCGTCGTGACGGACCCGAAGGGCGAGAACTTCGCGCTCACGGCGGCCCACCGGCGCCAGAGGCTTGGGCACCGCGTCGTCGCGCTCGACCCGTTCGGGCTGGCGGGCCGCCTCGGGCTCCCCGAGGCCGAACGTGAGGGGGCGCGTGCCGCGCTCAACCCGCTCGACCTCATCGACTCCGCGAGCCCGGACGCGGCCGACGACGCGGCCATGGTCGCCGACATGCTCGTCGTCCCACAGAAGGGCGGGGCGGAGGGCTCGTTCTGGGACGACGAGGCGAAGGCGCTCCTGGCGGGCCTCGTGCTCTACGTCGCCCTCACGCGCGTCGGCGCCGAGCGGTCGCTCCCCCACGTCCGCGAACTGCTCACGCTCGCGCCCGACGCCTTCGACGACCTCTTGGTCACGATGGGCGGGCACCCGAACGCGACCGTCCAGCGGACCTCGAACCGGCTCCGCCAGAAGGCCGACCGCGAACGGTCCGGCGTCGTCTCGTCGGCCCAGAGCCACACGCACTTTCTCGACTCGCCCCGGATGGCGCGGGTGCTCGGCGAGAGCACGTTCAGTCCAGCCGATCTCGCCAGAGGCCGCTTGTCGGTCTACCTCGTGCTCCCGCCCGACCGGCTCGACACGTTCTCGCGCTGGCTCCGCTTGGTCGTCGCGACCTCGCTCGTGGCCGTGACGCGGGCGCGGCCTGATACCGTCGGCGGGGGCACCCAGGGCGCCCGAGTGCTCTTCCTCCTGGACGAGTTTGCGCAGCTCGGCCCGATGGCGCCCGTCCGCCGAGCCGTCTCGCTCATGGCGGGGTACGGCGTCCAGGTGTGGACCTTCCTTCAGGACCTCGGCCAGCTCAAGCAGACCTACCCGAAGGACTGGGAGACGTTCGTGGCGAACACCGACGTGGTCCAGGCCTTCGGGACGACCGACCAGTTCACGGCCGAGTACCTCTCGAAGATGGCGGGCACGCGAACCGTGTTCTCGCACGGCGCGACGACGGGGAAGAGCCGGAGCCGGGGGAAGAGCCGGTCGTCGGGGCGGAGCGAGGGGGCGTCGATGAGCGAGCACGGTCGTCCGCTCGTGATGCCGGACGAGCTCCGGCTGATGGACGAGGCCGAGCAGCTCCTTCTGGTCCGGGGCCACCGGCCCGTCCGGTGCCGGAAGCTCCGGTTCTACGAGGACACGGAGTTCGACGGGCTCACTTGA